A DNA window from Drosophila biarmipes strain raj3 chromosome 2R, RU_DBia_V1.1, whole genome shotgun sequence contains the following coding sequences:
- the LOC108030028 gene encoding KN motif and ankyrin repeat domain-containing protein 2 isoform X6 yields the protein MASLEIKIVLKKESGRSNSCIGGNRSPTGTPRPFLRSNTLPLQQRPSPAEVQYESYVQATVAANAKSPVEQLESAKSPGVPPPPPPRRHHLLATTPTGAGPSTSKEERQQENGSMSSSSMQSPVISEAGQTTADAQALFQIREQMALSLRRLKDLEEQVKVIPDLELELNSLRAEKQKLVRRNEELMRSQRQTPSPPSPGIKTASPVQFTPQRISPVSLESLGARMRSSSTSASPSPSVVRRDVSTQAVVRPPATRDVSVGHQPTTRNVGVQPSETVFSKEELEQKVEQALTNAQKKKLGTLISVGTQMYVPQREQRDSGVQTLPERPKLKYNVGVSAKPATRENFTSCKPDVHHVGSSEDRLDDVLCVKCAVSRRSVACGPETPPEKPVKPAPQMPGRSNTFSLGENETVSAVRKSIACQTPVAVVHSAGSQTTTAAVRSTGAQANPQQQHSAVQCGADQVSRQTDTTGLQRLTRSHTKAEQVAESVPLPTTRHASSNTDKVEEPQPVKVRTSHFACNTEEVRKRDVGCGDIVKPHISIACAANYCDSCKEAIQDLARGFSKASPTAPRVGGGAVRRSTSADSRIPRPKHLTSPSPVRKEFKRQNTYTLATPSPTPSPQVQRKTRMSSLQEKPPTVSSFQASDPLAESQSFIRQPQKDLLDLSLLGDDELIVREEKRVSISWSRDASPAPLMTSSGTTKSESPEQEPAMSSSSESSPPIDVQIAQGARKKSSTPLKSSQSEGSQVTVIEQPATKAQLHQLAQADAEPRKKTELSKGLKEALKAINDSLLKKLGAKPISSQSLKSAKATIQDHWFINSGTGKSDPHQVEDYLDYFESLSVPLLEYCVNLSDSNGNTAMHYAVSHGNFDVVSILLDSKVCDVNQMNNAGYTSVMLVSLAKLKQPSHRTVVERLFKMADVNIRAKKHCQTALMLAVSHGNGDMVNMLLDAGADINIQDEDGSTALMCAAEHGRVDVIKTLLSHPDCDSLVNDVDGSTAFKIAWQAGHRDVGLLIYVHEQMLRSKLPNRGDPTRSSLISPQRHKRQPSQ from the exons ATGGCAAGTTTGGAAATTAAGATTGTACTGAAGAAGGAGAGCGGCAGATCAA ATTCCTGCATTGGGGGCAATCGGTCGCCCACGGGCACGCCGCGGCCCTTCCTGCGATCGAACACTCTGCCCCTGCAGCAGCGCCCCAGTCCGGCGGAGGTCCAGTATGAGAGCTATGTCCAGGCCACGGTGGCGGCCAATGCCAAGTCGCCGGTGGAGCAGCTGGAGTCCGCCAAGTCTCCGGGTgttccgccgccgccgccacccaGACGCCACCACCTGTTGGCCACCACGCCCACAGGTGCTGGCCCGTCCACTTCCAAGGAGGAACGGCAGCAGGAGAACGGCTCCATGAGCAGCAGTTCAATGCAGTCGCCTGTCATCTCGGAAGCGGGCCAGACAACGGCGGATGCACAGGCTCTATTCCAGATACGCGAACAGATGGCACTGAGCCTGAGGCGCCTCAAGGATCTGGAGGAGCAGGTCAAGGTCATACCCGACTTGGAG CTGGAACTTAATTCGCTTCGCgcggaaaaacaaaagttggTGCGCAGGAACGAAGAGCTGATGAGGAGTCAGCGGCAGACGCCTTCGCCGCCAAGTCCGGGCATTAAGACCGCTTCCCCGGTGCAGTTCACTCCGCAAAGGATCAGCCCAGTGTCTCTAGAGAGCCTGGGAGCGCGGATGCGCAGCAGTTCCACTTCGGCTTCTCCTTCTCCCAGCGTCGTCCGTAGGGATGTCTCCACCCAGGCTGTGGTGAGACCACCTGCCACTCGAGATGTGTCCGTTGGCCACCAGCCCACCACCAGAAATGTGGGTGTTCAGCCCTCGGAAACGGTTTTCTCcaaggaggagctggagcagaAAGTGGAGCAGGCTCTGACAAATGCACAAAAGAAAAAGCTGGGGACCCTCATCTCGGTGGGCACACAGATGTATGTTCCGCAGAGGGAGCAGCGAGACAGTGGAGTGCAAACCCTGCCGGAAAGACCCAAACTCAAGTATAATGTGGGGGTCAGCGCCAAACCCGCAACGAGGGAGAACTTCACAAGCTGCAAACCAGATGTGCATCATGTGGGCTCCTCCGAGGATCGACTGGATGATGTACTCTGTGTTAAGTGTGCCGTCAGCAGGAGGAGCGTGGCCTGCGGTCCGGAAACTCCGCCGGAGAAACCTGTGAAACCAGCTCCCCAAATGCCCGGGCGCAGCAACACCTTTAGTTTGGGCGAGAATGAGACCGTATCCGCGGTACGAAAGAGCATTGCTTGCCAGACGCCAGTGGCCGTGGTCCATAGTGCAGGCAGTCAAACTACTACGGCGGCAGTTCGCTCCACCGGTGCCCAGGCGaatccccagcagcagcactccGCTGTCCAGTGTGGAGCAGATCAGGTTTCCCGGCAGACGGATACCACTGGTCTGCAGCGCCTCACCCGGAGTCACACGAAGGCGGAGCAGGTGGCCGAGTCGGTGCCTCTCCCCACAACCCGTCATGCATCCAGCAACACGGATAAGGTGGAGGAACCGCAGCCGGTTAAGGTCCGGACAAGCCACTTCGCTTGCAACACGGAGGAGGTACGGAAGAGGGACGTGGGCTGTGGCGACATTGTCAAGCCGCACATCTCCATTGCCTGCGCGGCCAACTACTGTGATTCCTGCAAGGAGGCCATCCAGGATCTGGCCAGGGGCTTCTCGAAGGCCAGTCCCACGGCTCCCAGAGTGGGAGGAGGAGCTGTCCGGCGCTCCACCTCGGCGGATTCGCGGATACCGCGTCCCAAGCACCTTACCAGCCCGAGTCCGGTGCGGAAGGAGTTCAAGCGGCAAAACACCTACACGCTGGCCACGCCCTCGCCCACGCCCAGTCCACAGGTGCAACGGAAGACGCGGATGAG CTCCCTCCAGGAGAAGCCGCCGACTGTGTCCAGTTTCCAGGCATCAGACCCTCTGGCGGAATCCCAAAGCTTCATCCGGCAGCCGCAGAAGGATCTGCTGGACCTGAGTCTTCTGGGCGACGATGAGCTTATTGTGCGCGAGGAGAAGCGGGTGAGCATCAGCTGGTCAAGGGATGCCTCCCCGGCCCCGCTGATGACCTCCTCGGGAACCACCAAGTCCGAGTCGCCGGAGCAGGAGCCGGCCATGAGCTCCTCCAGTGAATCCAGTCCGCCCATCGATGTGCAGATCGCCCAGGGAGCTCGCAAGAAGTCGAGCACTCCACTCAAATCTAGTCAGAGCGAGGGCTCCCAGGTTACGGTGATCGAACAGCCGGCCACCAAAGCCCAGCTCCATCAGTTGGCCCAGGCGGATGCGGAGCCCCGAAAAAA AACCGAACTGTCCAAGGGTCTGAAAGAAGCCCTCAAGGCCATCAACGACTCTCTGCTGAAGAAGTTGGGCGCCAAACCCATATCCTCGCAGAGCCTCAAGTCGGCCAAGGCGACCATCCAGGATCACTGGTTCATCAACTCCGGTACCGGCAAGTCCGATCCCCACCAGGTGGAGGACTATCTCGACTACTTCGAATCCCTGTCGGTTCCCCTGCTGGAGTACTGTGTCAACCTATCCGACAGTAAT GGCAACACAGCCATGCACTATGCAGTCTCGCACGGCAACTTCGATGTGGTATCCATATTGCTCGATTCTAAGGTTTGCGATGTAAACCAGATGAATAACGCCGGGTACACGTCGGTGATGCTCGTATCGTTGGCCAAGCTGAAGCAGCCTTCCCATCGCACAGTCGTCGAGCGACTGTTCAAGATGGCCGATGTCAACATACGGGCCAAGAAG CACTGCCAGACCGCGTTGATGCTCGCTGTGTCGCATGGTAACGGGGATATGGTCAATATGCTCCTGGACGCCGGGGCGGACATCAATATCCAGGACGAGGACGGCAGCACGGCGCTGATGTGTGCCGCCGAACACGGGCGCGTGGACGTGATCAAGACGCTGCTTTCGCATCCGGACTGTGATTCACTGGTCAACGATGTG GACGGCAGCACGGCCTTTAAGATTGCCTGGCAGGCCGGGCACCGGGACGTGGGACTCCTCATCTACGTCCATGAGCAGATGCTGCGGAGCAAGCTGCCCAACCGAGGAGATCCCACCAGGAGCTCCCTGATTTCGCCCCAGCGCCACAAGCGCCAGCCATCGCAGTAG
- the LOC108030028 gene encoding KN motif and ankyrin repeat domain-containing protein 1 isoform X8 has protein sequence MVLPMFSGLSSFTCYPLLVSGCSALLLTSLQEKPPTVSSFQASDPLAESQSFIRQPQKDLLDLSLLGDDELIVREEKRVSISWSRDASPAPLMTSSGTTKSESPEQEPAMSSSSESSPPIDVQIAQGARKKSSTPLKSSQSEGSQVTVIEQPATKAQLHQLAQADAEPRKKTELSKGLKEALKAINDSLLKKLGAKPISSQSLKSAKATIQDHWFINSGTGKSDPHQVEDYLDYFESLSVPLLEYCVNLSDSNGNTAMHYAVSHGNFDVVSILLDSKVCDVNQMNNAGYTSVMLVSLAKLKQPSHRTVVERLFKMADVNIRAKKHCQTALMLAVSHGNGDMVNMLLDAGADINIQDEDGSTALMCAAEHGRVDVIKTLLSHPDCDSLVNDVDGSTAFKIAWQAGHRDVGLLIYVHEQMLRSKLPNRGDPTRSSLISPQRHKRQPSQ, from the exons ATGGTGCTGCCAATGTTCTCCGGCCTGAGCAGTTTCACGTGCTACCCGCTGCTGGTCAGCGGATGCTCAGCCCTGCTCCTGAC CTCCCTCCAGGAGAAGCCGCCGACTGTGTCCAGTTTCCAGGCATCAGACCCTCTGGCGGAATCCCAAAGCTTCATCCGGCAGCCGCAGAAGGATCTGCTGGACCTGAGTCTTCTGGGCGACGATGAGCTTATTGTGCGCGAGGAGAAGCGGGTGAGCATCAGCTGGTCAAGGGATGCCTCCCCGGCCCCGCTGATGACCTCCTCGGGAACCACCAAGTCCGAGTCGCCGGAGCAGGAGCCGGCCATGAGCTCCTCCAGTGAATCCAGTCCGCCCATCGATGTGCAGATCGCCCAGGGAGCTCGCAAGAAGTCGAGCACTCCACTCAAATCTAGTCAGAGCGAGGGCTCCCAGGTTACGGTGATCGAACAGCCGGCCACCAAAGCCCAGCTCCATCAGTTGGCCCAGGCGGATGCGGAGCCCCGAAAAAA AACCGAACTGTCCAAGGGTCTGAAAGAAGCCCTCAAGGCCATCAACGACTCTCTGCTGAAGAAGTTGGGCGCCAAACCCATATCCTCGCAGAGCCTCAAGTCGGCCAAGGCGACCATCCAGGATCACTGGTTCATCAACTCCGGTACCGGCAAGTCCGATCCCCACCAGGTGGAGGACTATCTCGACTACTTCGAATCCCTGTCGGTTCCCCTGCTGGAGTACTGTGTCAACCTATCCGACAGTAAT GGCAACACAGCCATGCACTATGCAGTCTCGCACGGCAACTTCGATGTGGTATCCATATTGCTCGATTCTAAGGTTTGCGATGTAAACCAGATGAATAACGCCGGGTACACGTCGGTGATGCTCGTATCGTTGGCCAAGCTGAAGCAGCCTTCCCATCGCACAGTCGTCGAGCGACTGTTCAAGATGGCCGATGTCAACATACGGGCCAAGAAG CACTGCCAGACCGCGTTGATGCTCGCTGTGTCGCATGGTAACGGGGATATGGTCAATATGCTCCTGGACGCCGGGGCGGACATCAATATCCAGGACGAGGACGGCAGCACGGCGCTGATGTGTGCCGCCGAACACGGGCGCGTGGACGTGATCAAGACGCTGCTTTCGCATCCGGACTGTGATTCACTGGTCAACGATGTG GACGGCAGCACGGCCTTTAAGATTGCCTGGCAGGCCGGGCACCGGGACGTGGGACTCCTCATCTACGTCCATGAGCAGATGCTGCGGAGCAAGCTGCCCAACCGAGGAGATCCCACCAGGAGCTCCCTGATTTCGCCCCAGCGCCACAAGCGCCAGCCATCGCAGTAG
- the LOC108030028 gene encoding KN motif and ankyrin repeat domain-containing protein 2 isoform X5, whose protein sequence is MYSTSEDALPQRRKRLAKRSFKWKPDSQPNSPKSWWSDYSCIGGNRSPTGTPRPFLRSNTLPLQQRPSPAEVQYESYVQATVAANAKSPVEQLESAKSPGVPPPPPPRRHHLLATTPTGAGPSTSKEERQQENGSMSSSSMQSPVISEAGQTTADAQALFQIREQMALSLRRLKDLEEQVKVIPDLELELNSLRAEKQKLVRRNEELMRSQRQTPSPPSPGIKTASPVQFTPQRISPVSLESLGARMRSSSTSASPSPSVVRRDVSTQAVVRPPATRDVSVGHQPTTRNVGVQPSETVFSKEELEQKVEQALTNAQKKKLGTLISVGTQMYVPQREQRDSGVQTLPERPKLKYNVGVSAKPATRENFTSCKPDVHHVGSSEDRLDDVLCVKCAVSRRSVACGPETPPEKPVKPAPQMPGRSNTFSLGENETVSAVRKSIACQTPVAVVHSAGSQTTTAAVRSTGAQANPQQQHSAVQCGADQVSRQTDTTGLQRLTRSHTKAEQVAESVPLPTTRHASSNTDKVEEPQPVKVRTSHFACNTEEVRKRDVGCGDIVKPHISIACAANYCDSCKEAIQDLARGFSKASPTAPRVGGGAVRRSTSADSRIPRPKHLTSPSPVRKEFKRQNTYTLATPSPTPSPQVQRKTRMSSLQEKPPTVSSFQASDPLAESQSFIRQPQKDLLDLSLLGDDELIVREEKRVSISWSRDASPAPLMTSSGTTKSESPEQEPAMSSSSESSPPIDVQIAQGARKKSSTPLKSSQSEGSQVTVIEQPATKAQLHQLAQADAEPRKKTELSKGLKEALKAINDSLLKKLGAKPISSQSLKSAKATIQDHWFINSGTGKSDPHQVEDYLDYFESLSVPLLEYCVNLSDSNGNTAMHYAVSHGNFDVVSILLDSKVCDVNQMNNAGYTSVMLVSLAKLKQPSHRTVVERLFKMADVNIRAKKHCQTALMLAVSHGNGDMVNMLLDAGADINIQDEDGSTALMCAAEHGRVDVIKTLLSHPDCDSLVNDVDGSTAFKIAWQAGHRDVGLLIYVHEQMLRSKLPNRGDPTRSSLISPQRHKRQPSQ, encoded by the exons ATGTATTCAACATCGGAGGATGCCTTGCCGCAGAGAAGAAAGCGTTTGGCCAAGAGGAGTTTCAAATGGAAGCCGGACAGCCAGCCAAACTCGCCGAAGAGCTGGTGGAGCGACT ATTCCTGCATTGGGGGCAATCGGTCGCCCACGGGCACGCCGCGGCCCTTCCTGCGATCGAACACTCTGCCCCTGCAGCAGCGCCCCAGTCCGGCGGAGGTCCAGTATGAGAGCTATGTCCAGGCCACGGTGGCGGCCAATGCCAAGTCGCCGGTGGAGCAGCTGGAGTCCGCCAAGTCTCCGGGTgttccgccgccgccgccacccaGACGCCACCACCTGTTGGCCACCACGCCCACAGGTGCTGGCCCGTCCACTTCCAAGGAGGAACGGCAGCAGGAGAACGGCTCCATGAGCAGCAGTTCAATGCAGTCGCCTGTCATCTCGGAAGCGGGCCAGACAACGGCGGATGCACAGGCTCTATTCCAGATACGCGAACAGATGGCACTGAGCCTGAGGCGCCTCAAGGATCTGGAGGAGCAGGTCAAGGTCATACCCGACTTGGAG CTGGAACTTAATTCGCTTCGCgcggaaaaacaaaagttggTGCGCAGGAACGAAGAGCTGATGAGGAGTCAGCGGCAGACGCCTTCGCCGCCAAGTCCGGGCATTAAGACCGCTTCCCCGGTGCAGTTCACTCCGCAAAGGATCAGCCCAGTGTCTCTAGAGAGCCTGGGAGCGCGGATGCGCAGCAGTTCCACTTCGGCTTCTCCTTCTCCCAGCGTCGTCCGTAGGGATGTCTCCACCCAGGCTGTGGTGAGACCACCTGCCACTCGAGATGTGTCCGTTGGCCACCAGCCCACCACCAGAAATGTGGGTGTTCAGCCCTCGGAAACGGTTTTCTCcaaggaggagctggagcagaAAGTGGAGCAGGCTCTGACAAATGCACAAAAGAAAAAGCTGGGGACCCTCATCTCGGTGGGCACACAGATGTATGTTCCGCAGAGGGAGCAGCGAGACAGTGGAGTGCAAACCCTGCCGGAAAGACCCAAACTCAAGTATAATGTGGGGGTCAGCGCCAAACCCGCAACGAGGGAGAACTTCACAAGCTGCAAACCAGATGTGCATCATGTGGGCTCCTCCGAGGATCGACTGGATGATGTACTCTGTGTTAAGTGTGCCGTCAGCAGGAGGAGCGTGGCCTGCGGTCCGGAAACTCCGCCGGAGAAACCTGTGAAACCAGCTCCCCAAATGCCCGGGCGCAGCAACACCTTTAGTTTGGGCGAGAATGAGACCGTATCCGCGGTACGAAAGAGCATTGCTTGCCAGACGCCAGTGGCCGTGGTCCATAGTGCAGGCAGTCAAACTACTACGGCGGCAGTTCGCTCCACCGGTGCCCAGGCGaatccccagcagcagcactccGCTGTCCAGTGTGGAGCAGATCAGGTTTCCCGGCAGACGGATACCACTGGTCTGCAGCGCCTCACCCGGAGTCACACGAAGGCGGAGCAGGTGGCCGAGTCGGTGCCTCTCCCCACAACCCGTCATGCATCCAGCAACACGGATAAGGTGGAGGAACCGCAGCCGGTTAAGGTCCGGACAAGCCACTTCGCTTGCAACACGGAGGAGGTACGGAAGAGGGACGTGGGCTGTGGCGACATTGTCAAGCCGCACATCTCCATTGCCTGCGCGGCCAACTACTGTGATTCCTGCAAGGAGGCCATCCAGGATCTGGCCAGGGGCTTCTCGAAGGCCAGTCCCACGGCTCCCAGAGTGGGAGGAGGAGCTGTCCGGCGCTCCACCTCGGCGGATTCGCGGATACCGCGTCCCAAGCACCTTACCAGCCCGAGTCCGGTGCGGAAGGAGTTCAAGCGGCAAAACACCTACACGCTGGCCACGCCCTCGCCCACGCCCAGTCCACAGGTGCAACGGAAGACGCGGATGAG CTCCCTCCAGGAGAAGCCGCCGACTGTGTCCAGTTTCCAGGCATCAGACCCTCTGGCGGAATCCCAAAGCTTCATCCGGCAGCCGCAGAAGGATCTGCTGGACCTGAGTCTTCTGGGCGACGATGAGCTTATTGTGCGCGAGGAGAAGCGGGTGAGCATCAGCTGGTCAAGGGATGCCTCCCCGGCCCCGCTGATGACCTCCTCGGGAACCACCAAGTCCGAGTCGCCGGAGCAGGAGCCGGCCATGAGCTCCTCCAGTGAATCCAGTCCGCCCATCGATGTGCAGATCGCCCAGGGAGCTCGCAAGAAGTCGAGCACTCCACTCAAATCTAGTCAGAGCGAGGGCTCCCAGGTTACGGTGATCGAACAGCCGGCCACCAAAGCCCAGCTCCATCAGTTGGCCCAGGCGGATGCGGAGCCCCGAAAAAA AACCGAACTGTCCAAGGGTCTGAAAGAAGCCCTCAAGGCCATCAACGACTCTCTGCTGAAGAAGTTGGGCGCCAAACCCATATCCTCGCAGAGCCTCAAGTCGGCCAAGGCGACCATCCAGGATCACTGGTTCATCAACTCCGGTACCGGCAAGTCCGATCCCCACCAGGTGGAGGACTATCTCGACTACTTCGAATCCCTGTCGGTTCCCCTGCTGGAGTACTGTGTCAACCTATCCGACAGTAAT GGCAACACAGCCATGCACTATGCAGTCTCGCACGGCAACTTCGATGTGGTATCCATATTGCTCGATTCTAAGGTTTGCGATGTAAACCAGATGAATAACGCCGGGTACACGTCGGTGATGCTCGTATCGTTGGCCAAGCTGAAGCAGCCTTCCCATCGCACAGTCGTCGAGCGACTGTTCAAGATGGCCGATGTCAACATACGGGCCAAGAAG CACTGCCAGACCGCGTTGATGCTCGCTGTGTCGCATGGTAACGGGGATATGGTCAATATGCTCCTGGACGCCGGGGCGGACATCAATATCCAGGACGAGGACGGCAGCACGGCGCTGATGTGTGCCGCCGAACACGGGCGCGTGGACGTGATCAAGACGCTGCTTTCGCATCCGGACTGTGATTCACTGGTCAACGATGTG GACGGCAGCACGGCCTTTAAGATTGCCTGGCAGGCCGGGCACCGGGACGTGGGACTCCTCATCTACGTCCATGAGCAGATGCTGCGGAGCAAGCTGCCCAACCGAGGAGATCCCACCAGGAGCTCCCTGATTTCGCCCCAGCGCCACAAGCGCCAGCCATCGCAGTAG